From the genome of Aggregicoccus sp. 17bor-14:
CTCGGTGCGCATCGACAGCTTCCTCCTCGGCGGCAGCGGCCGCGAGGTCTTCGCCCTGCGGGTGAAGGGCCAGTCGATGATCGAGGACGGCATCTTCGACGGCGACTACCTCTTCGTGAAGAAGACCCCCACGGCGCAGCCGGGCGACATCGTGGTGGCGCTCATCGAGGACGAGGCCACGGTGAAGCGCTACTATCCGGAGGGCGACCGCATCCGCTTCCAGCCGGCCAACGCCACCATGCAGCCCATCTACGTGAACCGCTCGGACTTCCGCAGCACCATGCTGCTGGGCCTGGTGGTGGGCGTGTACCGCAAGTTCCCGGGCAGCGGCCGGCTCT
Proteins encoded in this window:
- the lexA gene encoding transcriptional repressor LexA, which gives rise to MEELTDRQREILTFIVKETEARGFPPTIREIGEEMDIRSTNGVNDHLKALERKGYLNRGEQQSRSLVPTKRARLVLGLGQRKDSGMVDVPLLGKVAAGAPLLATENVEDSVRIDSFLLGGSGREVFALRVKGQSMIEDGIFDGDYLFVKKTPTAQPGDIVVALIEDEATVKRYYPEGDRIRFQPANATMQPIYVNRSDFRSTMLLGLVVGVYRKFPGSGRL